The Candidatus Nitrospira nitrosa genomic sequence CCTTCTTCTTCCCGATCAGAATCTCGACGAACCCACTCGTTGCCTTGAACGGAACCTTGATCTCAATAAGTTCCGCCTCCCATCGCTGCACGAGAGCCGACAGTCCATTGACCGTGACCTTATTGAATGACGTCGACTTGAAGGGGCCGAACCCCTTTCCGTTTAGTGTAACTGTCGCGCCAGGAGTCACCATGCTCGTTGAAAGCTCAACAGTCACCTTGCTCTCCATCGGCTTACTTTTTCTTGCTGCAGCGGAACTCTCGTGAGTCAAAAGGAGCACAAGCGCCACAAGGCTTATGGTGACTAACACGAATCGTTGCATGGGTGACCTTTCAGAAAAACAGCGGGAAGGATATAGCCAGGACATGCGACATGCACGACTTTAACAAGTGGTTTTTTTGAGAGTCAAGTGCGGCAAGAGAAGACGAAGCAGGGAAAGAATCCCTGTCGCCATACCGACATCACTCGCAAGGGTACCGAACGGTTCACCTTCGCAGTCATCGGTCGACAAAGGAAGCCGTACGTCCCAACGAATTAGGTATTATCTCCACAACCGACCTCACTGCAAGGCCCCCTCACCGCGTGATCTCCGCACACAGCTTCTCCATAATCCTGTTTGTCTGACGGTGAAGTAAATGGTATATTCTATACCATGAAAACCACCATAGATACGGCTGGAAGATTGGTCATTCCGAAAGAACTGCGTCGAGAGGCTGGGTTACAGCCTGGTACCGAGCTGGAGATCCGCTGGCGGCAAGGGCTAATTGAAATCGAGCCGGCACCACTCCCCGTCAAACTGAAGAAACGTGGCCGATTCCTCGTCGCTCTACCAGATCTGCCGATCGAGCGTCTCACGAGTGAAACCGTCGAACGGACACGTCGACAGCTCACCCGTAACAGAGCAGCCTCCTCTAGACCGGTATGAGTCGTTTTCTTCCCGACACCAGTGTCATGGTCGCGACAGTGTGCACCTGGCATGAGCACCATGATCGCGCTATTACAGAAATGGAACGTCGACTGGCGGAGCGGGGATCGCTGGTGTTGGCGACACCAGCCTTGATTGAGACGTATGCTGTGCTGACCAGACTTCCACCGCCCCATCGCATCTCGCCTCGAGACGCGATGGCCCTTATCGAAACGAACTTCGTCACCGAAGGAACGCTAGCAGGCATGGATAACAAAATCGTTAGGCCGCTGCTCCGAGAGGCTGCGGACCACGACATCGCCGGTGGTCGGACCTATGACTGGGTTATCGCCGCTTGTGCCCGAGCAGCGCGAGTGCAGACCATACTCACCTTCAATGCACGGGACTTCTCAAGTTTTCGTCTAGACGGCATCGAGATTCGTACTCCGTAAAGAATCACCATCACCCGCCCCAAGCAGGCTTCCTTCCATCAGGAATGAAGAACCCCGCCCTTCCAGGTGGGGTCTCCTTACAATTCAAGCTGCGCTTGACCCGTCTCCTGCTCGCCTTGGTGCTGGACATCGTGCCGAATTGTGGCCTCGTTGATCCCCACCGTGGAGGCGAAGCATCCTCGCGCCAAAATCCCGCCACCATCCCACCACACGTTGCGCAATACGTGCGGGAATTTCTCTTCCAGCTGCCGACTCGTGACACTCTTCAACGTCTCCACCACCCGTAAGACCGCGTACTTCGGCGGAATTACCATATGCAGATGGACATGGTCCCGTTCCACCCCGATCTCCTCCACAAACCAATCGGGATGAAATTCCCGCACTGCC encodes the following:
- a CDS encoding AbrB/MazE/SpoVT family DNA-binding domain-containing protein, with product MKTTIDTAGRLVIPKELRREAGLQPGTELEIRWRQGLIEIEPAPLPVKLKKRGRFLVALPDLPIERLTSETVERTRRQLTRNRAASSRPV
- a CDS encoding PIN domain-containing protein, which translates into the protein MSRFLPDTSVMVATVCTWHEHHDRAITEMERRLAERGSLVLATPALIETYAVLTRLPPPHRISPRDAMALIETNFVTEGTLAGMDNKIVRPLLREAADHDIAGGRTYDWVIAACARAARVQTILTFNARDFSSFRLDGIEIRTP
- the tnpA gene encoding IS200/IS605 family transposase, whose translation is MDDTPSTADVVDKTQYHLVWVPRYRRNIHVPGIADYLKKVFRAVREFHPDWFVEEIGVERDHVHLHMVIPPKYAVLRVVETLKSVTSRQLEEKFPHVLRNVWWDGGGILARGCFASTVGINEATIRHDVQHQGEQETGQAQLEL